The genome window CGGCGGCCCTGCGGCAGGCGGTCTTGCCGAGGGTTCGGTCACCTATAGCGCAATCGCTCCAAACTCCATCACCAACAGCAAGATCGTGGACGGCGCCGTCACCGACGCCAAGCTCGGCTTCGGCGCCGTCACCACTCCGAAAATCGCCGACGGCGCCGTGACCGACGGCAAGATACGCGGCCCCATCGCCGGCTGGAAAATCGGGCCGCACGGCCATGACGCAACGGACATCGTCCAGGGGACCATCGATGCCGCGCGGCTTCCGGTGGGAACCGGGCCGGGCACCGTTGCCGCCGGCGACCACACCCACGAGTTCCTGCCGAAAAAACCGGCCACCCTGGTCGTGGTGGCCCCCACGGGCGGCGACTACGTCAGCCCCATCGACGCGCTCAATGCCATTACCGATGCGTCCGCCGAGAAGCCCTACCTGGTGAAGATCATGCCGGGGGTCTACGACCTGGGGATCGCCACCATGGTCATGAAAGAGTATGTGGACGTGGAGGGTTCCGGCGAGTTCGCCACCCGGCTCAGGGGAAGCGCCGCCGACGCCGGCGTGGTGGCCGGCGCCTCCCGGGCCGAACTGCGCGGCCTATCCATCGATGCGACCGGTACCGAGGGGAATATCGTGGGCATCTTCAACGGCAGCAGCGCACCCCGGATCAGAAACGTGAGCGTCACCGTGCAGGGGGGGAAGGGGACCTTCGGCATCTACAACCTGATGGCAGAGCCGTTCCTCGACTCGGTAACCGTAACGGCCCACGGGGGCGACGCGGGCTTCGGGATCTTCAACATCCACTCCTCCCCCGTGATCAGGAACGCCGCCATCTCTGCCGGCAACGGCGTGTACACCACGTCCTCCGGCAGCGCCACCGTGGAGGGGTCGGTCATCACCGCCACCCTCTTTTCCATCTTCAACGACACCTCCACCACCACCCGCGTCGCAAACACCCGGCTGGCGGGTGGGAGGATCGCCAACAGCGGCATCATGAAGTGCGCCGGGGTCTATGACGCGGAATTCGACCCGGTCCAGTGCCGCTAGCGTTTCGAGGGGCCCGTTCCCGGGACTAGCCGATCGAAACACTGGACGACATGCTTTCGAAACAGGGCACCACGAAAAACGGGGCGCCGGAATGCTGAATTCCGACGCCCCGTTCCCGTTTACCCCTCCCCGGTTCAACCGGATCAGTACCGCATCCTCACCCGGTAGACGAGTTTTGTCTCCCCATCCTTCGGCACCGGCACCAGGAACTCGGCGGCCCGGGCATCCCCGCCGGCCGGCGTGAGCGACGAGGTGAGAATCCGCCAGTCCCCCGGCACCGGTTCCACCACCCGAACGGTTATATCCTCAGCCTTGTGGTTGCGCAGCGTGACCTCAAAGGCAGCCTCATAGGTGTCGGACGCCGTCTTGCGCCATTCGGTCTGGCGCCGCTCAGCCACCACGTCGAAGGCGTCGCCCAGTTTCACCCGCACCGTTTCCTTCTCCGGGGTGTGGTCGATGCTGTCCTCGCCCACGAACTGAAGGCTCCCGTCCCCATCACGCTTGTAGACCCGCACCACCCCCCGGGGGAGCGGCATGCCGAGCCCGCTTTCCCGCCGGTTGCCGAACTCGGTGTAGACCGCCACCTTTTCCTTCCGGGGCTCGCCGGCCGGGCCGTGGAAAAAGTAGCTTTCGCCCCGCAGGAGGAATTCCTTGCGGACCGGAATCCCCGCAGCCGTGACGAGGCTGATCTGCTTGGTCTGGTTGTCCTTGATGGTGGAAGGGCGCTGGAGAGTGTAGAGATGGTATTCGAAGAAACTCTCCTCCCGGAAGGCGGGTGCGGCGGCCATGGCCTCGGCCCGCATCATCTTGGCACGCCCTTCGTCCTCCCGCACCCGGTTGATGTCGCCGGCCACGAGCTTCAGGGCGGCATTCCGGTAGGTGGCGCCGCTGCGGTTGTCAATGGTGACCCAGCCGGCCAGATCGGCCCGGTCGTCCTTCTCGGCCAGGGTCACCACGTAATCGGCCCGCCAGGTGATGCCGTTGGTCAGGTAGGTGGCCTCCACCTGCCGCGCCGCCTCCCGGCCGCTCTCCAGGAGCCAGACCAGGGTCGGCCGGGCAATGAGATCGTCGGGAACGCCGGGAAAGATGATTCGCCCCGGGTGGCCAAAAGTAATCTCGTCGCCGATCCGGAAGACCGGCCCCCCCGTGGTGGAGAGAAGCGTGGCCGCGACCACTTCTTCCCGCTCGGTGGTGGGATTCTTCTGGTAGAGCTTCACCTCCCGCCCCACGTACTTGTCCATGAGCTTCTGGGGGGACAGGAGATCATACTCGTAGTTCTGCTCCAGGACCCGGATTCCGTCGCCCTCAGGCGCAGCCATGGAAACGCTGGAGGGAATCACCTGGGCAGCCACGTCCATGAAGCGGAGCTCGCCGCTCCCCTTGGGGAGCCTGATCTCACGCCGATCCTTCACGAGACCCAGGTTCTGATTGTAGATGGTGAGAGAAACCCCGCGCTGGTCGGCTCCGGTGGAGACGACGGGAGCGGCTGCGCACGGAACGGCAAGGGAAAGGGCCGCGAACAGGACGGCAATACGGTGTGGTTTCATGACTTACCTCGCCCGGAGAACTGGCGGCAGGGCCGCACCTGGTAGGTATACCACAAAAAGGGCAGCCGCATGGCTTTCTTTTGATTCAGGTCAGACAACTGCGGGACCCCAAAGCTACCAATCCTAACGCTCACCGTTTCCCCCGTTTCTTGCTTTTGGGAGTACCGGTCGACGGTGCGACGGTGGTAAATTCGGGCTCATAACCCACCACGAAACTGTTGGTGGCCGTGTTGCGCATGCTCAGGAAGTGCTCGTTGTTCTTGTCAAAGGGACAGATGGGCGTGCTGCACGATTCGAAGCCGAACCGGCCGTAATAGGCGGGTTCGCCCAGAACGAAGAGGGTCTGGCTGTTGATGGCCTCCTGGCGCAGGGCGAACCTGAGCAGCTCCAGCCCCACCCCGCGTCCCTGGAATTCCGGGGCCACGGCCATGGGGGCCAGGTGCAGGCCGCAGACGTCGCGGCCATGGTAGGCATTGGTAAAGGCGATGTAGGCAATGACCTTGCCGCCGATGATGCAGGCCCATTCGTGGATGAACCTGTCGTTTTCGTGGAGCTTCTGCACCAGCGCGGCTTCGTAATCGCTGCCGGGAAAGGAGCTGCGCAGAAGCGCGTAAATCTTGGGACGGGCCTCGACGGCCGGTTTCTGAATCTTCATTTCTATCCTTTATTCGCCGCCGCGCTTTGCGGCGGCCTTGTCCCGGCATTCAAAACAGCAGGGGCGGGCCGGGTGCCGGATGACACGGCAGTGACGGCGGCGGGTCTATGCCGGCGCGACCCCGCCGTCGGCCATGATCCCCCGGGTAAAGATGGCAACGTACTGGCGGATCAGTTCCTCGTCCTGGTCCGGAGAGTGGCTGGTGAGCTCCTCCGTGGCCAGGGTGCTGAGGAAGAAATAGTTGACCATCCCCGCCAGGGCCAAGGCGCTGTTGACGGCGTGGAGGTCCCGGCGAAAGAGGCCGCGCGCCATCCCCGCCTCGATGCTCTCCGCCAGCAGGCGGATCACGGAGGCGATGGCGGGGGAAACGATGGCGGCGAAGCAGGGGGTTGGGTTGGTGAGCTCACTGGTGTAGAAGCGGAGGAGTTGGGGATTGTTCCGGTGGCGCTGGATGGTCCAGCGGAGGTAGGCCGCCATGACCGCCAGGGGATCCCCCGCCTGGCCCCGGATGTCGTTCAACTGGCCGAAGCAGGCGAACTGCTCCTGGAGAACCGCCGCGTAGAGCCCCTCCTTGCCGCCGAAGTGGTAGGAAATCATGGAGATGCTGGCGCCGGCGGCCTGGGCGAGCTCCCGGATGCTGACGCCGTAGAACCCCTTCTGGGCGAAGAGCTCCGTTGCCACCTCCATCAGCCTGCTGCGACAGTCCGCTCTGGTCATTCCGTTCCGCCCCCTTCCATTATCAGGAACAAAGAGTATCAAAGCCGCAGCCGAAAGCCAAACCCAATCCAACCATACATACCGTCTACCGAATATTGTTGCACCCTCGATAATGCTGTTGCTATGATACAATCGAACGAACGTTCGATCTTGTCGGGCGACTGCGTTCACCGGCGGCACCGCCGACGCGGCGCCACGGACAACACACTGCAGGGTGAGGAGGAAGGGAACCGTGTCGGAATTGCACAGAAGGATCAGGAAAACGAATCT of Geobacter anodireducens contains these proteins:
- a CDS encoding acetyltransferase — translated: MKIQKPAVEARPKIYALLRSSFPGSDYEAALVQKLHENDRFIHEWACIIGGKVIAYIAFTNAYHGRDVCGLHLAPMAVAPEFQGRGVGLELLRFALRQEAINSQTLFVLGEPAYYGRFGFESCSTPICPFDKNNEHFLSMRNTATNSFVVGYEPEFTTVAPSTGTPKSKKRGKR
- a CDS encoding TetR family transcriptional regulator, which encodes MTRADCRSRLMEVATELFAQKGFYGVSIRELAQAAGASISMISYHFGGKEGLYAAVLQEQFACFGQLNDIRGQAGDPLAVMAAYLRWTIQRHRNNPQLLRFYTSELTNPTPCFAAIVSPAIASVIRLLAESIEAGMARGLFRRDLHAVNSALALAGMVNYFFLSTLATEELTSHSPDQDEELIRQYVAIFTRGIMADGGVAPA